The DNA window cacGTCCTATCTCTTACTCTACTCCGCAATAAGTAGACAACAGAACAGTGGCTTAACGCttgccgccaccaccaccaagcTTTGGTCCCTTGGGTGCACCTCCCTTGGGAATGCTGCCCTTGCCTTGAGTCTTCTGAGATTTCGTTACTTCTGCCTTCTTGGCCTTCTTCTCATCTTTGGTCTTCTTGATTCTTTCCTTAATTTCACTACAAAAGACATCCAGACATTAAATCAAACGATGAATCACAAAAGGTTGACATAAAAACATTGAAACTGAACAAGTTGAATGACAAAGTGAATCAAGGCTACAAGAATAGACAAGAACACTAACCGAAGTGCAGCTTCACGTGCAGCATCACGAACTTCTGGCTTCTCAGTTCTTCTCTTCTGGATAACCTCCAGGGTAGCACCGACAATAGACCTTGAGTAAGGTTTCTTGGTGGCACGTCTCCTCTTCTTCACAGCTTCTTGAGCAATATCCTAATTATGTCAAGAAAGCATCTGCAATTAATACAATATACAAAACAGACACTCGGCTGCCAGCTACTTCATACAACTATGAGATACAAACAACAGACTGCTAGGCTGCCAGCTACTTCATACTAAAAGAATGGCTTCTATGGGACAGTTTAAGAGGCTAAATTTATCATGAAAGATTGATCACAAGGAGATTAGCAGAAAAAGATTTATACAGATTATAAGGGAATATAACTAATGTATGATCAAAACAGATGATCAAAACCAAATCAATTTCCCGGAGTTTTAATCGCTTCTTATATCTAATGTAACTAATCAGGACATTTCTAAGATAACTATATCGATTGGGAGGGAGTATTGGCATCTAAGATTTAATATATCAAGTGAAAAGTGCATGTCTACCTTTTTGTGCTGCTTCCTGTACATGGCTGTCCAGGTAAGCTTTGACGGCTTCAGCTTGTTGTGAAAGTACCTTTTGCATTTGGAGTTGGCAAAAAGGAACACCTGAAAGACCACGAcaggttataaaaaaaaggaagaaataacAACATTTTTCAAATGACAATTTCAATATATAATCTGATACAAAGTAAATTAACCTCAGATTTAATATGACTGCTTACCTGAGAATCAGAACGAATAAATCTGATGCCTCTTCCTGGGTATATCTTGTCACCGCTGAAACGACAGAGTTCCGTCCTGACAAGCGACACGAAAATATCTTATAAGCGGAATCAAATGTTCGTGGCTCAAACAGAACCACACAAGGGCAAGAAATAGAGAAGAAAACTACTTAAGCCTAAAACCCCAAACCATTCACGTACGTCTACCTCCCATTAAATCTCCACACAACTACCAGAATAGATTATCACCGAATAGGCAAACATAGAAATATCATTGATAGAAACTAGAACAAGTACACATCTCTGCCTACAAACGCGGATCAACAGCCTTTAACTATACGAGCACCTCACAACACTTTCCAATAACAAAAAACCCGAACATTCCCTCACACCAACAAGTTGAAAACTCACTGGATTTAGTTCTATCTGTAACCTATGTGAACCATGAAATGGCATCCACCTAAACACGATTTCCACAATTTCATACAAACAATTTGCTAAAATCCCTAACCTTTCACACAGATTCAAACAGTAAAAATCCAACACTTATTTATTGGGTTTCGACCATTGTTTCTAGCAATATTTCACAGATGTTCAcattcaacaaaaacaaaaagcactTTTCACCCAGAAAAGCACAAGCACGCACCAAACAGAGCATGTAAACAGCTTATTGCAAAAGCATAATCCAAAATCTAAATAGGAAATAGAGGATTCTCATCGGTTATTGTATGTAGAAAAATTTAAGAACCGCAAATGAAACCATCTCGATATCAGATCTCGACGAGAGAGAGAAGCATACTTGAGAACCATGGCTGCTGCCTCCTGCTGTTGTGCGTTGATGGAGCGGAAACCCTAGAAGCAGATTTGCTTATTACGCGGCTGAGTGTATCGGCCTTCTTAATATATAACCCTACTATCTCACCAAAAACCACGCAAGTAACACTGGGCCGTTGTATTTTGTTGTCTTTTTCGGCCCAAGACTACTTTCTGTTGGTGGGCCGGATGATATGGCTTATTTCTAATCAAATTGGACTTATTACACAGCCCATGTTTATGAGAAAAATTGTAACACAAAATGGATTGGTTACAAATCCGAAATAGGGTTACTGGTCCCGTTTCAGCGATCCTCTTCTTCGTCTGtgtgcaatttctttttcttcatcgtgcgatcttttttcttcaatttggcCTTTGATATTCTGTTCGATTCGTCGttgctcttcttcttcatttcaacGACCATTTTTGGCGAGCTTGTCTTTGATCTAGGTCGTACAACAAGGATAGGTGTGGGCTATCTCAATCAGCGTCGCACAGTGGTCGTGGAGGGGTCATCGTAATCGCGTCGGAGCATCTTCAGTTTGGGTTGCCGGTCATAAATGTTGCTTCACTATTCCTTAGTCCTTCATGCATACTTTTCCTATTACAGTCTAATAATATTACTCTTCGTTTGTAAGTCGGAGGTATAAATTCGACTCACATAAAGGCGAAAAACGTATTATAGTTATGTTACGTTCAATACCTAGTTAGTGGTTGGGTCCTTTGTGTGGCCTAACCTAATAAATCACCTAGAATATCCCTCCCTTGAGGATATAATATCGTTGTATaaaaataagcttatttttGTAATGCCCCCTAGACTCGACTTCAATCTTGTTTTTTGTCTAAAACTCAAATTTCACCAATTAaccacttggaattcacttttcCTTTCACTTTATCTGAATTctgtcaattttgtcaaaaagatGTCAAATTGCTTATGTAGCAATACAAGTAGGACCCCATCACTCCAATAATAAAGAATTCCATGCTCCATTTATCCTAGAATGTCATGTATTACAGACTAAACTACTTTGATGCCATTAGACATGGTTTAAGGGATTTggagaaagttgaggtttcttataaaaccaattggcaatatggagagtaaCCTAATTTATAAGCACAGCCTAATTTATAAGCACATACAAAGTCCCTCTTTTCTTGATGTGGGATTCACCCTTAACATACCCCCTCACATGTTGCGAAAAACACATGAACAACACAAATCAAGGGACGTGGAACAAGTGTTGCCCGTTGGACTCCACACATGAGACAACATGCTCTggtaccatgaagaaagttaaggtttcaccataaaactaattggtagTATGGGAGTTGCACAATCTCAAGCACATGTACGGTTCCTCATTTTCCTGATGTAGGATTCACTCTAAACAGGATTTAagttaatttatataaaatgagCTTTACCTAtagggataaaaacacaaaaatcattTCATAGAACTCTACTAGTTTTGAACCATTTCAAGGGGAGACAAAAACTCAAACCTCAACAAACCTaacccaaaaacaagcaaacaaaaaatttaaattccagtATGCCTACAATATGCTCGTTACTGACACCatctataaaaaatttaaactgaTTATAGATTCATAAAaactaattttcaaatttttt is part of the Malus domestica chromosome 12, GDT2T_hap1 genome and encodes:
- the LOC103449922 gene encoding large ribosomal subunit protein eL24, with product MVLKTELCRFSGDKIYPGRGIRFIRSDSQVFLFANSKCKRYFHNKLKPSKLTWTAMYRKQHKKDIAQEAVKKRRRATKKPYSRSIVGATLEVIQKRRTEKPEVRDAAREAALREIKERIKKTKDEKKAKKAEVTKSQKTQGKGSIPKGGAPKGPKLGGGGGKR